The genomic window CTCATTGGCAAATGAATAGGAGCGCCCATCCCAATAAACGAGCAGGTCGATCTCCTTCGCCGCGAACATGTTCATGGCATCCACCGGGGATGTCCAGAATTTCGCTACGTGGGGCGCCATCGCCTTGTACTTCTCGAAAACGACGTTCTCGTCGCCGCCGTAAAGGGTGCTGAGGAACCAGGTGAACATCGGTCCCCAGGCCATCGTGACTGCGGGGAAGGACACCCGATCGCCGAACTTGCCGGCAATCACGTCATCGATCAGCGTCTTCCAATCGGCCGGCGGCGTGGGGATCTTGTCCTTGTTATACAGGACAATCATCGCGCCGAAGTTCTGAATAGTGGCGAAGTCGTCCCACTGTTCACGGAAAACCTGGGGGACGTCTTTGAGATTCGGTGCTTTTGCGGGATCAAGCTTGTCGAGCAATCCCTCGCGGCCAGCCCGAATGGCGTCGATTTCGCTAAGCAGCGCCACATGGATAGGGGGATTCTTCGGGTTCGCCCTGATCTTGCTCATGACGTCGCTCGAATTGAGCACGAGGATCTCGGGCGACTGCCCGGTTCGTTCCTTGTAACAGGCGGCAAAGTTCTTCTTGGCCGACTCCAGCCAGACTCCGCCCGAGGCAACCACCACAAGGGGTTCCTGCGCCTTCACCGGCACTGGCGCCAGCATACTCAGTCCTACCGCACCCGAGCCCAGGGCGATTGCCGCAAGCCTTGCAAATCCGACCATTCCCCATGCTCCCTTTTCTCGCGATACCAGACCGTGCACCGGCGTCGCATCGCGAAGGATCGGTACAGAGGCAGGCTCATCTTGACGCTAGACTGCTCATCTTGTACCAAATCTGTCAACCAGTTGCTGCAGATGAAACAATCACAGGGTTGATGCAATAATGAGCAGTCTGGAAAGCGCCATCCGGATTCTGCAATCTCTCTCCGCTCAGAAGCCGACCCTTCGGGTATCGGATGCGGCAGCCGAGCTGGATATTCCCAAAAGCACTGTCTCTCGGCTCTTGAAGACTTTGAGCGAGGGCGGGATTTTAGAGCGGCAGGATGGCGGCAGGGAATATAGTGTAGGCCCGCTCTTGCTCCAACTCGGTGGACTTTATGTGTCGACCCATAGCGTCCTCGACCTTGTCGACCGCTCATTGTCACACCTGGTCGAGACATTCGGGTTCACGGCCTATGCCGGCATCCTCGATGGCGCCGACGTTGTCGTGCTTCGTCAGTGGCAAGGAAGCCATCCGCTTCGGCTTGTCCTCGATGTGGGATCTCGTCTTCCTGCGGAGCAAACGGCCCTCGGTCTGGCCCTGTTGTCGAACTGCGGAGATGCGGTGGTTGCCGAGCGGCTGGGGCCCTCCGTCGTTCATCCCGTTACTGGGGAAGCCATCCCGCTCGCAGACACTTTGGCGGATGTGAAGCGTTGCCGTGAGGCGGGCTGGATTGAAGTCGCCTGCGCGACAGCGCCGGGCATCACATCCATTGGCGCGGTCATCAAGGCGCGCAACGCCAGCCAGCCGGACATCAGTATATCCGTCTCCTTTCCCGATCACGCAGCCGATGACGCCCTGAGATCCGCGATGGCCGGGGAAATTATTGGGGCTGCCCGCGAAATCACGGACTTGTCCAGCATGCCGCTGCAGCTCAGCGGCCCGCGCAACCCAGGTACCGCGCGCGGCGCTCGTTGATCGCGCCACCCTCAACAGAGAACGCAAGATGAAGACCTTTCCTCCCAACCGGAACAGCTTCAGCCGCATCTGCTTCATTGGTGATGCGTTCACCGTCGGGGCCGGCGACGAGACGGCGCTCGGGTGGACGGGCCGCCTCGTGGCGGGCGAGTGGGCCAAAAACCACGACATATCGCTCTACAATCTCGGCATCCGTGGAAATTCCACCCGGATGATCGCCGAACGCTGGCGCCGCGAATGCGAGGCCCGGATTCCACCAGCCGCCAACGGCCGGCTTGTCTTCATGTTTGGCGGCAACGACGCGAAGGAGGAAGTCGGCAGCGGGGTTGAGGTCCCGCTGGAGGAATCGGCGGCTATCGCGCGTGCTATTCTCCGCGAGGCCTCGCAATGGCTTCCAACGTTATGGATCGGGCTCATCCCGATGAACGATACGTTGCCCTATCCGCAGCTCTTGAGCGGGCCGCAGTATCGCTTCTCAAACGCACGCCAGGCTGAATACAATGCCCGATATGCAGAGGTGGCGGCCGAGATCGGCGTGCCGTTCCTCGATCTCCACACGCCGCTAATGGAAGATCCGCGCTGGATGGCGCTCACCCAGGCGGGCGACGGCAGTAATCCCGCCGGTGAAGGCTATGCCTACGTCGCCGATATGATCGCGCGTTGGCCCCAGTGGCGTGCCTGGTTTGATTAGGCTTAGCGCTGGCGCGGTCACAGCTGTCGCGACTGAACCAATTAAGCTAGCCGCAGTGGGGCTGGAGGCGGGCTTTTCCCCCGGCTTCGCCGCGCGGCTGGACGGACGCGAAAAGAGCTCC from Hyphomicrobiales bacterium includes these protein-coding regions:
- a CDS encoding Extracellular solute-binding protein, encoding MVGFARLAAIALGSGAVGLSMLAPVPVKAQEPLVVVASGGVWLESAKKNFAACYKERTGQSPEILVLNSSDVMSKIRANPKNPPIHVALLSEIDAIRAGREGLLDKLDPAKAPNLKDVPQVFREQWDDFATIQNFGAMIVLYNKDKIPTPPADWKTLIDDVIAGKFGDRVSFPAVTMAWGPMFTWFLSTLYGGDENVVFEKYKAMAPHVAKFWTSPVDAMNMFAAKEIDLLVYWDGRSYSFANENKWAGAYIPEPGAFQSAAMLAKVKNAPESAWTYIDCVLSPKAQLGHAETIIYPVVNAKVVYPDALKAQLTPLEKVRQPEFKSFIDKIPAWIDRWNKEIR
- a CDS encoding GDSL family lipase; the protein is MKTFPPNRNSFSRICFIGDAFTVGAGDETALGWTGRLVAGEWAKNHDISLYNLGIRGNSTRMIAERWRRECEARIPPAANGRLVFMFGGNDAKEEVGSGVEVPLEESAAIARAILREASQWLPTLWIGLIPMNDTLPYPQLLSGPQYRFSNARQAEYNARYAEVAAEIGVPFLDLHTPLMEDPRWMALTQAGDGSNPAGEGYAYVADMIARWPQWRAWFD
- a CDS encoding IclR family transcriptional regulator; its protein translation is MSSLESAIRILQSLSAQKPTLRVSDAAAELDIPKSTVSRLLKTLSEGGILERQDGGREYSVGPLLLQLGGLYVSTHSVLDLVDRSLSHLVETFGFTAYAGILDGADVVVLRQWQGSHPLRLVLDVGSRLPAEQTALGLALLSNCGDAVVAERLGPSVVHPVTGEAIPLADTLADVKRCREAGWIEVACATAPGITSIGAVIKARNASQPDISISVSFPDHAADDALRSAMAGEIIGAAREITDLSSMPLQLSGPRNPGTARGAR